In Tachysurus fulvidraco isolate hzauxx_2018 chromosome 11, HZAU_PFXX_2.0, whole genome shotgun sequence, one DNA window encodes the following:
- the LOC113649422 gene encoding olfactory receptor 6F1-like: MYKNVSGKNINEFVFTGFDTLENPVSVGIAILTIYILVMLANLANIFCIVTDKRLHQPMYVFICNLAIVDMLYCTSSCPTMIAILIVGFKTISYVPCIIQMYGFGLGYVMEVFTISVMAIDRLFAIIKPLHYHSILTNARSVVLTFLLWILGSIATAIVPGSAVPLPLCSSTIKYVFCDYAAFVTLTCVDPNPYFNLISSFTFVLMCGTFGFICLTYLKIVIVVVKMTSKSSKKKVFHTCLSHLFVIICYYVPTVIVVVLTRFGVALSLNERNGLRVGTILGPSLFNPFIYCFRTKEIRNKILRIVSKVEPTK; the protein is encoded by the coding sequence atgtataaaaatgtttcaggAAAAAACATCAATGAATTTGTATTTACAGGATTTGACACGTTAGAAAACCCGGTGTCTGTTGGTATTGCCATACTGACTATATACATTCTTGTGATGCTTGCTAACCTTGCAAACATATTTTGTATTGTCACAGATAAACGTCTACACCAGCCAATGTATGTCTTTATTTGCAATTTAGCAATTGTAGACATGCTCTACTGTACAAGTTCATGTCCAACTATGATAGCCATCCTTATAGTTGGCTTTAAAACCATTTCTTATGTACCATGCATTATTCAGATGTATGGCTTTGGTTTGGGTTATGTCATGGAAGTGTTCACTATTTCTGTCATGGCTATTGACCGATTATTTGCCATAATCAAGCCGCTGCACTACCATTCCATTCTGACAAATGCACGTTCTGTTGTTCTCACTTTTTTGCTGTGGATTCTGGGATCTATTGCAACAGCAATTGTGCCTGGTTCTGCGGTTCCTTTACCATTATGCTCCTCAACTATAAAGTATGTTTTTTGCGATTATGCAGCTTTTGTTACTTTAACTTGTGTAGACCCGAACCCATATTTTAATTTGATATCAAGTTTTACCTTTGTCTTGATGTGTGGAACATTCGGTTTCATTTGTTTAACCTATCTTAAGatagttattgttgttgttaaaatgaCCTCTAAAAGCAGCAAGAAAAAAGTATTTCATACTTGCTTAAGTCATTTATTTGTGATAATCTGCTATTATGTACCTACAGTTATTGTGGTAGTTCTGACCAGGTTTGGGGTAGCCTTATCACTTAATGAAAGAAATGGTCTGAGGGTTGGGACAATTCTTGGTCCTTCTTTATTTAATccttttatatattgttttagaACTAAAGAGATtcgaaataaaatattaagaatTGTGTCAAAAGTTGAACcaactaaataa
- the LOC125145958 gene encoding olfactory receptor 11H6-like encodes MAENVSRRRISEFIIIGFDKYEKPMIHGIVILTVYLLVMLGNLANICFIVMDKRLHQPMYLFICNLAIVDMLYCTCSCPTMIGNLLYGVKTISYVPCIFQMFVFGLGFVMEVFTISVMAFDRLIAIIKPLRYHSILTNVRCVILTFLLWILGSATISIVPATVLSLPLCYTTLAFLFCDYGSLIRASCVDPNPYFDMMASFTFFLLFGTFSFICGSYVIIVIVVVKMNSKGSKRKVFNTCFSHLIVVVCCYGPTFIINILTRAGIVLTIEERNGFRIGTILGPSLVNPFIYSFRTKEIRNKILRIMSKVGPTNE; translated from the coding sequence ATGGCTGAAAATGTTTCCAGAAGAAGAATTAGCGAATTTATCATCATAGGATTTGACAAGTATGAAAAACCAATGATTCATGGAATTGTCATACTTACAGTATACTTGCTTGTAATGCTTGGGAACTTGGCTAACATATGCTTTATAGTCATGGACAAACGTCTACACCAGCCAATGTATCTCTTTATTTGCAATTTAGCAATTGTAGACATGCTCTACTGTACATGTTCATGTCCAACAATGATAGGGAACCTTTTATATGGAGTTAAAACCATATCTTATGTGCCATGCATTtttcagatgtttgtttttggtttagGCTTTGTGATGGAGGTGTTTACTATTTCTGTTATGGCTTTTGACAGATTAATTGCCATAATCAAGCCACTGCGCTACCATTCAATTCTGACAAATGTGCGTTGTGTTATTTTGACCTTTTTGCTATGGATTCTGGGTTCTGCTACAATATCCATTGTGCCTGCAACTGTTCTTTCACTTCCATTATGTTACACAACACTTGCATTCCTGTTTTGTGACTATGGCTCTCTTATCAGAGCCAGTTGTGTGGATCCTAACCCATATTTTGATATGATGGCAAGTTTTACCTTCTTTCTGCTTTTTGGAACATTTAGTTTCATCTGTGGCTCTTATGTAATAatagttattgttgttgtaaaaATGAACTCAAAGGGTAGTAAGAGAAAAGTGTTTAACACATGCTTTAGTCATTTGATAGTTGTGGTGTGCTGTTATGGCCctacttttattataaatattttaactagAGCAGGTATCGTTCTCACAATTGAGGAGCGAAATGGGTTCAGAATTGGCACAATTCTTGGTCCATCTTTAGTGAATCCTTTCATATATTCTTTTAGAACCAAAGAGATCAGAAACAAAATATTGAGAATCATGTCTAAAGTAGGACCAACTAATGAATAA